A genomic window from Brassica oleracea var. oleracea cultivar TO1000 chromosome C8, BOL, whole genome shotgun sequence includes:
- the LOC106310765 gene encoding SKP1-like protein 13, whose product MSTFKIITLKSCDDKIFKVDEAVAVQSQMIAHMVEDDCVDGEIPISNVTGVILAKVIEYCKKHLVNPDVDGDSSPSTEDELKNWDAEFMKNMDQEMLFALIMAANYLNIKDLLDLICQTIADMIKGFSVDEVRTFFNIKNDFTPEEEAEIGAENEWAFE is encoded by the coding sequence ATGTCGACGTTTAAGATTATCACGTTGAAGAGCTGCGATGACAAGATCTTTAAGGTTGACGAAGCGGTGGCTGTACAGTCACAAATGATAGCTCACATGGTTGAAGATGACTGTGTCGATGGTGAAATCCCTATTTCCAATGTCACCGGCGTGATTCTCGCCAAAGTGATCGAATATTGCAAAAAACATCTTGTCAACCCCGATGTCGATGGTGATTCATCTCCTTCCACGGAAGATGAACTCAAGAATTGGGATGCTGAGTTCATGAAGAATATGGATCAGGAGATGCTTTTTGCCTTGATAATGGCTGCTAATTATCTAAACATCAAGGATCTTCTTGATCTCATTTGCCAAACCATAGCTGATATGATCAAAGGTTTTTCGGTAGACGAGGTTCGAACATTTTTCAACATTAAAAATGATTTTACACCGGAAGAAGAAGCAGAGATTGGCGCCGAAAACGAATGGGCTTTTGAATAA